GCGGTGGTGGCACAGGGCTGGCGGGGCAGACGGTCAACCACGCCATCGTCATGGACTTTTCCCGGCACATGAACCAGCTCATTGAGATGAACCCGGAGGAGGGCTGGGCGTGGGTGGAGCCGGGCATCGTGCTGGACCAGCTCAGCGCCCTCGGCGCGCCGCACGGGCTCAAGTTCGCGCCGGACCCCTCGACGACCAACCGGGGCAACATCGGCGGCGCAATCGGCAACAACTCCTGCGGCGCCCGCTCCATCGTCTACGGCAAGACGCTCGACCACGTGCTGGAGCTCGAGGTGGTCCTCGCCGACGGCACCGTGACCACCTTCCGCGACCTATCGCCCGAGGAGCTCGAGGCCAAGCTCGCGCTCCAGACGCTGGAGGGGCAGATCTACCGCGAGGCGCGGCGCATCGCGACGGAGCAGGCCGAGGAGATCGACCGCCGCTACCCCAAGATCCAGCGGCGCGTCAGCGGCTACAACCTGGACGAGGTCCTCCGCGACCCCATGAACATGGCCAAGGTCGTCGTCGGCTCCGAGGGCACGCTGGTGACCTTCACCCGCGCCAAGGTGCGCATGGCGCCCCGCCCCAAGGCCGCCGCCCTCGCTGTGGTGCACTTCAACACCATCCTGGAGTCCTTCGAGGCGACGGTGGCGCTGCTCGACTCCGGCGCGTCGGCCATCGAGCAGATGGACAACACCATCGTCCGGCAGGGCCGCCTGCACCCGGGGCTCTCGCCGCGCATGGCCTTCGTCGAGGGCGACCCGGCGTCGATGCTGCTGGTCGAGTCGTCCGGCGACACGCCGGAGGAGGCGGAGGCAGGCCTGGAGCGCATCGCCCGCACCATTGAGCGGCGCGGGCTGGGCTACCACACGCTCAAGGTCACCGACCCGCGGCAGCAGTCGACCATCTGGGCCGTCCGGCGCGACGGGCTCGGGCTCATCATGAGCGTCGAGGGCACGGCCAAGCCGCTGCCCTTCGTCGAGGACACCGCCGTGCCGCCGGAGCGGCTGCCCGAGTACTTCCAGCGCTTC
This genomic stretch from Chloroflexota bacterium harbors:
- a CDS encoding FAD-binding oxidoreductase yields the protein MATRQLVRENAELEAELRKRLRGEVRFDRMTRAIYATDASIYQMDPVGVVFPMDVEDVVNTVTFSAVHGVPVLPRGGGTGLAGQTVNHAIVMDFSRHMNQLIEMNPEEGWAWVEPGIVLDQLSALGAPHGLKFAPDPSTTNRGNIGGAIGNNSCGARSIVYGKTLDHVLELEVVLADGTVTTFRDLSPEELEAKLALQTLEGQIYREARRIATEQAEEIDRRYPKIQRRVSGYNLDEVLRDPMNMAKVVVGSEGTLVTFTRAKVRMAPRPKAAALAVVHFNTILESFEATVALLDSGASAIEQMDNTIVRQGRLHPGLSPRMAFVEGDPASMLLVESSGDTPEEAEAGLERIARTIERRGLGYHTLKVTDPRQQSTIWAVRRDGLGLIMSVEGTAKPLPFVEDTAVPPERLPEYFQRFDELVREEKTTAAYYGHASVGCMHIRPLVDIKQQEGLDRMVRIAERVSDLVLEFGGSLSGEHGDGIVRGVFTEKMFGPQLYESFREFKRVFDPQGIMNPRKSVDCP